In Hyla sarda isolate aHylSar1 chromosome 9, aHylSar1.hap1, whole genome shotgun sequence, the following proteins share a genomic window:
- the LOC130292010 gene encoding olfactory receptor 6C74-like, with product MAFARSNTDVGPEVEFSRLSISRGYPMVLDGVGVPMVLDGVEISDLCSHLSSSAPSLSNLIFMAPLFLHRGIGSQAAKENGFPTKYSLRTKMFRNETSFFIIRGITDDPQLQVIIFCLVLFIYLTTLTGNLTFLLLVCFDHHLHSPMYIFLGNLSLVDILCSTITQHNILLSFITKDKSISYISCMAQMYMFGSLTGQELLILTAMGYDRYVAICRPLLYHNIMNKRTCVLLNGACWLWGFLQIMPPLGVFYTFTCYSSMMINHFFCDILPLMKLSCNDISLLHTFFFMECLVLIGSTPFILTFISYVFIIRNILKIHSTTGKRKAFYTCSSHLTVVLLLYTTLFSQYLSPELKNSTKLFALFNTAVVPLLNPLIYSLKNKDVKAALKRRLILLK from the exons ATGGCATTTGCGAGGTCGAACACTGATGTTGGACCAGAAGTTGAGTTTTCCAGGTTATCTATTAGTAGAG GTTATCCTATGGTGTTGGATGGAGTTGGTGTTCCTATGGTGTTGGATGGAGTTGAGATCAGCGATCTGTGCAGCCACCTGAGTTCCTCCGCCCCAAGCTTGTCAAACCTTATCTTTATGGCCCCTCTATTTCTGCACAGGGGCATAGGTAGTCAAGCTGCAAAAGAAAATGGCTTTCCCACAAA ATACAGCCTAAGGACAAAGATGTTCAGGAATGAGACCTCATTTTTCATCATAAGAGGAATCACCGATGATCCACAGCTTCAGGTTATTATCTTCTGCCTGGTTCTATTCATTTATCTCACCACTCTCACAGGGAACTTGACCTTCCTATTACTTGTCTGTTTTGATCATCATCTCCACTCTCCCATGTACATTTTTCTAGGTAACTTGTCCCTCGTAGATATCTTATGTTCCACCATCACACAACATAACATCCTTTTAAGTTTCATCACCAAAGATAAGTCAATTTCCTACATTTCCTGCATGGCTCAGATGTACATGTTTGGCTCTCTAACGGGTCAAGAGTTATTGATATTGACGGCTATGGGTTATGATCGCTATGTCGCCATCTGTAGACCACTCCTCTATCATAATATCATGAATAAGAGAACATGTGTTCTTCTGAACGGTGCctgttggctatggggatttctaCAAATCATGCCACCACTTGGGGTATTCTACACCTTTACCTGTTACTCATCCATGATGATCAATCACTTCTTCTGCGACATTCTGCCATTAATGAAACTATCCTGTAATGACATTTCGTTACTACACACCTTCTTTTTTATGGAGTGTTTAGTTCTTATAGGTTCTACACCGTTCATTTTGACCTTCATTTCCTACGTTTTTATAATTCGCAACATACTGAAGATACATTCCACCACTGGGAAGCGTAAAGCCTTCTACACGTGTTCCTCCCATCTCACAGTTGTTCTACTGCTCTACACAACTCTTTTCAGCCAGTATCTGTCACCAGAACTGAAAAACTCGACAAAACTTTTTGCTCTTTTTAACACGGCTGTTGTCCCTCTGCTAAACCCACtgatatacagtttaaaaaataaagatgttaaAGCGGCTCTCAAGAGAAGGCTGATCCTGCTGAAATGA
- the LOC130290956 gene encoding olfactory receptor 1019-like isoform X1: protein MNETTIQYFIIKGISDVPELQMTIFTVVLLIYLITIGGNMVILILVCVDSHLHSPMYFFLANLSIVDMASSTTSLHKILISFITGDETVSFYGCMTQSFMSGSFTVHELFILTAMSYDRYLAICRPLNYHLLMNHRTCILLASSCWTLGFLFVSPLVGILSSFSCYTSIEINHFLCDIVPLLNITCSDTFSLSILFFIEGLFLFTVIPFILTFLPYIFIIVAIMKIRTSNGRHKAFYTCSSHLTVVILLYTLLISQYLGPSSSSNVDSKKLYALFNMAAVPLLNPVIYSLKNKDVKVALRRRFGQKP from the coding sequence ATGAATGAGACCACCATTCAATATTTCATCATTAAAGGAATATCGGATGTCCCCGAATTGCAAATGACTATTTTCACTGTAGTATTGCTTATTTACCTCATCACCATCGGAGGCAACATGGTCATTCTCATACTAGTCTGCGTGGACTCTCATCTTCATTCACCAATGTACTTTTTCTTAGCTAACCTGTCCATTGTAGACATGGCATCCTCCACCACCAGTCTACATAAGATTCTTATAAGTTTCATTACTGGGGATGAGACTGTTTCATTTTACGGGTGCATGACTCAGTCCTTCATGTCTGGATCCTTCACAGTCCACGAGTTGTTCATCCTGACAGCCATGAGCTATGATCGCTATTTGGCCATCTGCAGGCCTCTGAACTATCATCTCCTTATGAACCATAGGACCTGCATCCTGTTGGCTTCTTCATGTTGGACCTTGGGCTTTCTCTTTGTTAGTCCTCTTGTTGGGATATTATCAAGTTTTTCTTGTTATACGTCCATAGAAATCAACCACTTTCTCTGTGATATTGTCCCATTGCTAAACATCACCTGCAGTGACACCTTCAGTTTGAGCATATTATTTTTCATTGAAGGGTTATTTCTCTTTACTGTTATCccatttattttaacttttttaccttatatttttataatcgTTGCAATTATGAAGATCCGTACCAGTAATGGACGACATAAGGCCTTCTATACATGCTCCTCACACCTCACCGTGGTCATCCTTCTCTATACCCTTCTTATTAGTCAATATTTGGGGCCAAGCTCGTCAAGCAACGTTGACTCCAAAAAACTCTACGCTCTGTTCAATATGGCTGCTGTGCCTCTATTAAACCCAGTGATTTATAGCTTAAAGAACAAAGATGTGAAGGTGGCTCTAAGAAGGAGGTTTGGACAGAAGCCGTGA